One genomic segment of Lampris incognitus isolate fLamInc1 chromosome 2, fLamInc1.hap2, whole genome shotgun sequence includes these proteins:
- the tti1 gene encoding TELO2-interacting protein 1 homolog: MAQINDPKIAFAYLRPACVLLTREPTISNVETLGAQLRDVNDATLQHLQEYVLFPLRFVLKVPGSKREGLVQAVAEAISYVLENSCVRSWDTLKDLLSELCLCICSPTDPGKPAATSEELKSAVLRCLDALLHAVYGDIVFRLFEPTMLPGLGATISLLLALGEQEKSRDIQTASLKCLQALTLQCDCTQDHVIPTMKERCILGRAMASFLPGITMALARIVTGDLRQGHGVTVRAIKVWSKTVGLVMEDTQLLNNESVEAPSPDLGRIGELVVLRTPDWVKNTSGRLAILLKKIISCTSAHQHWRVRLEIVALADNLLARCSQSLGECVGPLLETLVGAVNDEEPRVRKRCEVSLKEVSERGQKPSSGDGNNNRNTGQTFANILSENLHNLATSLPRLMRTSDDQKKLFILNVFLGYLKLLGPLVTMVLNSAAHLERISKALMQVLELNVMDVRIVEERTSASTVERTSESGSHDAYMVHGQRKHFLFFTDDKILSVLMEICRTLGYYGNMYLLVDHFLDLYRESSLYRKQAAMVLNEIVRGAAGIAVATQGSGSEREDQGCHDSHTQEDLKAAVVSVMEEYISLNNWHLATVSEETDRDGQEQELLSHQSRLLSISNSNFNNTNISPFQVVPSSFNTSSSSSSISSIHQLNSNIWQLCIQLEGIACFAQALGHNFHPLLMTSLYPMLEKAGDETVLVSQAALAAMSGISEACDYASLKELINENSDYLLNDVSLNLQRLSLHPQAPRVLTVMLAQSDSSLLPLVGDIVQDVLLALDLNYDHRAPLFCSVLHSLMKALVRWFPSSRGCTSKRERPNRASGDQEILNVRQFLLDYRRQKELAEAIGAEEEDTADPAVPPPVEADLDSEGPDVKAELPSHITITKDVMERCVHLLSDPKPRLRLKVLDMLELCVCVLSERENELLPMAHRCWPALLQRLTADEPLVVLRAFTVLCTLGECCGDFLRARVSKEVLPKLTSSLTRQAPISARAGPIYTHTLAHKLQLAVLQGLGSLCLRLDMGEADLDAVSEACLPYLSCRQPVRLQEASLMVFRHLIQVDPDAFWFLLNELHCPFCYTPPHPDLQPILLSGMGRPRDEYTDNILKLLKEFDSPAEEASQSLSRMAD; encoded by the exons ATGGCACAGATCAACGATCCCAAAATTGCTTTTGCCTACCTGCGCCCTGCCTGTGTCCTGCTGACGCGTGAACCCACAATATCCAATGTGGAAACGTTGGGTGCTCAACTAAGAGATGTTAATGATGCCACTTTACAGCACCTTCAGGAATATGTCCTTTTCCCTCTCCGCTTCGTCCTCAAGGTCCCTGGATCCAAGCGGGAGGGCCTGGTGCAAGCTGTGGCAGAGGCCATAAGTTATGTCTTGGAGAACTCTTGTGTCCGGAGTTGGGACACCCTCAAGGACCTCCTCTCTGAGCTTTGCCTCTGTATTTGTTCTCCCACAGATCCAGGAAAACCTGCAGCTACGTCAGAGGAGCTGAAATCAGCTGTACTGAGGTGTCTAGATGCCCTACTTCATGCAGTTTATGGTGATATAGTTTTCAGGCTCTTTGAGCCCACCATGCTACCTGGGCTGGGAGCCACAATATCACTTCTCCTGGCTCTGGGAGAGCAGGAGAAAtccagagacatacagacagcctCCCTGAAGTGTCTCCAAGCTTTGACTCTGCAGTGTGACTGCACCCAAGACCATGTAATCCCAACAATGAAAGAGAGATGCATTCTAGGCAGAGCCATGGCTTCATTCTTACCTGGGATCACAATGGCTTTGGCCAGGATTGTTACAGGGGATTTGAGACAGGGTCATGGAGTCACAGTCAGAGCCATCAAG GTGTGGTCCAAGACAGTGGGACTTGTCATGGAAGACACCCAGCTTCTGAACAATGAGTCTGTGGAAGCTCCATCTCCAGATTTGGGGAGGATTGGGGAACTGGTAGTTCTGAGGACACCAGACTGGGTTAAAAACACCTCAGGGAGACTGGCTATACTGCTGAAGAAGATCATCTCCTGTACCTCTGCCCATCAGCACTGGAGAGTGAGGCTGGAGATTGTGGCACTAGCTGACAACCTGTTGGCCAGGTGTAGCCAGTCACTGGGGGAGTGTGTTGGGCCACTGCTGGAAACTCTGGTGGGAGCGGTGAATGACGAGGAGCCCAGGGTCAGAAAGAG GTGTGAGGTTTCTCTGAAAGAGGTATCAGAGAGAGGTCAGAAGCCTAGCAGTGGTGATGGTAATAACAACAGAAACACTGGTCAGACCTTTGCCAATATCCTCTCAGAGAATCTCCATAATTTAGCCACCTCTCTGCCCAGGCTGATGAGAACATCAGACGACCAAAAGAAGTTGTTTATCCTTAATGTATTTCTGGGATATTTAAAACTTCTGGGACCCCTGGTCACCATGGTGCTGAACTCAGCTGCACATCTGGAACGGATTTCCAAAGCCTTGATGCAG GTGCTGGAGCTTAACGTGATGGATGTTCGCATCGTAGAGGAGAGGACCTCTGCTAGTACTGTAGAAAGGACGTCAGAGTCAGGTTCCCATGATGCCTATATGGTTCATGGTCAAAGGAAGCATTTCCTCTTCTTCACAGATGATAAAATCCTCTCAGTGCTGATGGAGATCTGCCGGACATTAG GTTACTACGGCAACATGTATCTGCTTGTTGACCATTTCCTGGATCTGTACCGAGAATCTTCATTGTACAGGAAGCAAGCTGCCATGGTGCTGAATGAGATTGTGCGgggcgctgcaggtattgctgtGGCCACACAGGGTTCGGGGTCAGAGCGGGAAGATCAGGGATGCCACGACTCTCACACCCAGGAAGACCTTAAGGCAGCAGTCGTGTCTGTGATGGAGGAATACATCAGTCTGAACAACTGGCACCTAGCTACTGTCAGTGAGGAAACTGACAGAGACGGGCAAGAACAAGAG ctGCTCAGTCACCAGTCCAGACTCCTGTCCATATCCAACAGTAACTTCAACAACACTAACATCAGTCCTTTCCAAGTGGTCCCTTCCTCCTTCAATacgtcctcctcctcatcttctatCTCCTCCATCCACCAGCTCAACAGCAACATCTGGCAGCTGTGCATTCAACTAGAGGGCATTGCTTGCTTTGCCCAAGCCTTGGGGCACAACTTTCATCCCCTGTTGATGACATCGCTGTACCCCATGCTGGAAAAGGCGGGGGATGAGACCGTGTTGGTAAGCCAGGCAGCACTGGCCGCCATGTCGGGCATCAGTGAAGCGTGCGACTACGCTTCTCTGAAGGAGCTGATCAATGAGAACTCTGACTACCTGCTCAATGACGTGTCTCTGAACTTGCAAAGGCTCAGCCTTCATCCACAG GCTCCACGGGTGCTGACGGTGATGTTGGCCcagtctgactccagtctgctgcCTTTGGTAGGGGATATTGTGCAGGATGTACTGCTGGCTCTGGATCTTAACTATGACCACCGAGCCCCCCTCTTCTGCTCTGTGCTGCATTCTCTCATGAAGGCTCTAG TGAGGTGGTTCCCCTCGAGCCGTGGTTGCACCAGCAAACGCGAGAGACCCAACAGGGCCTCCGGCGACCAGGAGATTCTGAATGTTCGCCAGTTCCTGCTGGACTACCGCAGACAGAAAGAGCTGGCAGAGGCCATCGGAGCGGAGGAGGAGGACACGGCGGACCCCG CCGTGCCTCCGCCAGTGGAGGCTGATTTGGACTCCGAGGGTCCAGATGTGAAAGCAGAGCTCCCCTCACACATCACCATCACTAAAGATGTCATGGAGCGCTGTGTGCACCTACTATCTGACCCCAAGCCCAGGCTACGACTCAAG GTGTTGGACATGTTggagctgtgcgtgtgtgtgctgagTGAGAGGGAAAATGAACTGCTGCCTATGGCCCATCGCTGCTGGCCCGCCCTGCTACAGAGACTGACCGCAGATGAGCCGCTAGTAGTCCTCCGGGCCTTCACG GTGCTGTGTACACTTGGTGAGTGCTGCGGTGACTTCTTGAGGGCACGAGTGTCCAAAGAAGTTCTCCCAAAGCTAACCTCCTCCTTGACCAGGCAGGCACCGATCAGCGCCAGGGCTGGACCCATCTACACACACACCCTGGCTCACAAACTGCAGCTGGCGGTACTGCAAGGCCTGGGGTCACTGTGTCTGAGGCTTGACATGg GTGAGGCTGACCTGGACGCTGTAAGTGAGGCCTGCCTGCCCTATCTGAGCTGCAGACAGCCCGTCAGACTGCAAGAGGCCTCCCTCAT ggTTTTTCGTCATTTAATCCAAGTGGACCCAGATGCTTTCTGGTTTTTACTGAACGAGCTACACTGCCCTTTCTgctacaccccaccccaccctgacCTTCAGCCCATCCTCCTGAGCGGGATGGGTCGACCGAGGGACGAGTACACAGACAACATCCTCAAACTGCTGAAGGAGTTTGACTCGCCTGCTGAGGAAGCCAGTCAGAGCCTCAGTCGAATGGCAGACTGA